A window of Bradyrhizobium sp. AZCC 1610 contains these coding sequences:
- a CDS encoding SPOR domain-containing protein, producing the protein MADRYQDRPFASADQARGESDPLAELARLIGQNDPQGAAAKPAPRPLQSRANVRPQRYDPPEEEPDAPPSPPAWMQRARHETPPPPLPLPQEYDDEPEYQPAPYQPAPVHPLHRYAAQQPNSSTHEAPAQDYDEAPQQYADEPQQDPSRYDDALYGRLETGEHDYQRDPAYPDDPYAYQNEYEEEPAPKKRSSGLMTVVAVLALAVVGTGAAFAYRTFVGSPRSGEPPIIRADNSPTKVVPAPSDASAGKNPDRMLPGDGGEKLVSREETPVDVNSRSGAPRVVFPPLNQNNSPPPVASVSPTGPAPATGANGTMPNNEPRRVRTLAVKGDADNGGLPAGVAPPARPAPASRSAAAPAAAPAAPPARNPASANASANSPMSLAPQADAAPPTRMAATNPAQTAPAAGGGYLVQVSSQKNEADAQASYRALQGKFPSVLGSHSSLVKRVDLGEKGVYYRAFAGPFGSSEEAAQVCSSLKTAGGQCFVQRN; encoded by the coding sequence CGCAAGGCTGATCGGGCAGAATGATCCGCAGGGGGCCGCGGCCAAGCCCGCGCCACGCCCGCTGCAGTCGCGGGCCAACGTGCGTCCGCAGCGCTATGACCCGCCGGAAGAAGAGCCCGATGCTCCGCCGAGCCCGCCGGCATGGATGCAGCGCGCGCGCCATGAAACTCCGCCGCCTCCGTTGCCTCTGCCGCAGGAATACGACGACGAGCCGGAGTACCAACCGGCGCCGTACCAACCGGCGCCGGTGCATCCCTTGCATCGCTACGCGGCCCAGCAGCCCAATTCGTCTACCCATGAGGCGCCAGCGCAAGACTACGACGAGGCTCCGCAACAATATGCCGACGAGCCGCAGCAGGACCCGTCGCGCTACGACGATGCGCTGTATGGACGGCTCGAAACCGGCGAGCACGACTATCAGCGCGATCCGGCCTATCCGGACGATCCCTACGCCTACCAGAACGAATATGAGGAAGAGCCCGCGCCGAAGAAGCGCTCGAGCGGCCTGATGACGGTCGTCGCGGTACTGGCGCTGGCCGTAGTGGGGACGGGGGCTGCCTTTGCCTACCGCACCTTTGTCGGTTCGCCCCGCTCAGGTGAGCCGCCGATCATCAGGGCCGACAACAGCCCGACCAAGGTGGTGCCGGCGCCGTCCGATGCGAGCGCCGGCAAGAACCCCGACCGCATGCTGCCAGGCGATGGCGGCGAGAAGCTGGTGTCGCGCGAAGAGACGCCGGTCGACGTCAATTCCCGCTCGGGGGCGCCGCGCGTGGTGTTTCCGCCGCTGAACCAGAACAACAGCCCGCCGCCGGTTGCGAGCGTCTCTCCGACCGGTCCGGCGCCGGCGACGGGTGCGAACGGCACGATGCCGAACAACGAGCCGCGCAGGGTCAGGACGCTCGCCGTCAAGGGCGACGCCGACAATGGCGGCCTGCCGGCAGGGGTCGCGCCGCCTGCAAGGCCGGCGCCAGCTTCGCGAAGCGCCGCTGCCCCGGCTGCCGCTCCCGCTGCGCCGCCGGCCCGTAACCCCGCGTCTGCCAATGCCAGCGCCAATTCGCCAATGTCGCTGGCACCGCAGGCCGATGCCGCGCCGCCGACCCGGATGGCGGCGACCAACCCGGCCCAGACGGCCCCTGCGGCCGGCGGTGGCTATCTGGTTCAAGTGTCCTCGCAGAAGAACGAAGCCGACGCGCAAGCCTCCTATCGCGCGCTGCAGGGCAAGTTCCCGAGCGTGCTGGGGTCGCACTCGTCGCTGGTGAAGCGTGTCGATCTCGGCGAAAAGGGGGTCTATTACCGCGCCTTCGCCGGCCCGTTCGGCTCGTCCGAAGAGGCGGCGCAGGTCTGCAGCAGCCTGAAAACCGCCGGCGGGCAGTGCTTCGTCCAAAGGAATTAA